A window of the Bacillus andreraoultii genome harbors these coding sequences:
- a CDS encoding NUDIX hydrolase: MKRENIPKHIIAVSAFVTNENNEVLLVKVQWRSDTWEMPGGQVEEGEALDIAVAREVLEETGLVIQPIGITGVYYNATKRILSVVFKAKYISGEIKVPPEEIKEAKFVELNENNIEKYITRPHMRSRTLDAMYAKNTIPYETWEVDPYNLKGRLF, from the coding sequence ATGAAACGTGAAAATATACCGAAACACATTATTGCGGTATCGGCATTTGTTACAAATGAAAATAATGAAGTTCTTTTAGTGAAAGTTCAATGGAGGTCGGATACTTGGGAAATGCCAGGAGGACAAGTAGAAGAGGGAGAAGCACTTGATATCGCCGTTGCAAGAGAGGTCTTAGAAGAGACAGGTTTGGTTATTCAACCAATTGGTATTACTGGAGTTTATTATAATGCTACGAAACGAATATTATCCGTTGTTTTTAAAGCAAAATATATTAGCGGAGAAATAAAGGTTCCCCCTGAAGAAATAAAAGAAGCAAAATTTGTTGAGTTAAATGAAAATAATATTGAAAAATACATTACACGTCCACATATGAGATCTCGAACACTTGATGCAATGTATGCAAAGAATACGATTCCATACGAAACTTGGGAAGTTGATCCCTATAACTTAAAAGGAAGGTTATTCTAA
- a CDS encoding ferredoxin reductase domain-containing protein, whose translation MQIYWTKMNRIIEETAEVRTFLLDIPEDFTWEEGSHTHFALEGFNAGDKPNKSLVRHMSISTLPHEGVIGITTRIRKQCSEFKAILRDLEVGSEVAIFKTHSNVPLKREGENVYLLSSGVGLATFRPLVLEYFERPNNVNCIHSLNIDSSKNFLFMDIFQSKSDKKFTAQFVDNRKDYYEEVKKLAADKDGLFYVVGSDEFLLQNIEVLLENGIKPEQMMLDKREKELHKFFSVDLSVY comes from the coding sequence ATGCAAATATATTGGACGAAAATGAATAGGATTATTGAGGAAACGGCTGAGGTGAGAACATTTTTACTGGACATTCCAGAAGACTTTACTTGGGAAGAAGGTTCGCACACGCATTTTGCCTTGGAGGGCTTCAATGCCGGGGATAAACCAAATAAGAGCCTGGTTCGCCATATGTCCATCTCTACTTTACCGCATGAAGGTGTCATCGGTATTACAACACGTATCCGAAAGCAGTGCTCTGAGTTTAAAGCTATTTTAAGAGATCTTGAGGTAGGCAGTGAAGTGGCGATATTTAAGACTCATTCGAATGTACCATTAAAAAGAGAAGGTGAAAATGTATACCTACTTTCATCAGGAGTGGGTCTGGCAACGTTTAGACCACTTGTACTTGAATATTTTGAACGGCCTAACAATGTCAATTGCATTCATTCCTTGAACATCGATTCATCAAAGAATTTCTTATTTATGGATATTTTTCAATCCAAGTCTGATAAGAAGTTTACGGCACAGTTCGTTGATAACCGTAAAGACTACTATGAAGAAGTGAAAAAGTTAGCTGCGGACAAGGATGGACTTTTCTATGTTGTAGGTAGTGATGAGTTCCTATTGCAGAACATTGAAGTACTACTTGAGAACGGTATCAAGCCAGAACAGATGATGCTCGATAAACGTGAAAAAGAACTACATAAATTTTTCTCAGTTGATTTGTCCGTTTACTAA
- a CDS encoding putative holin-like toxin produces MTTFQALMLMLAFGSLIVSIISFKNKK; encoded by the coding sequence ATGACAACTTTTCAAGCGCTAATGCTAATGTTAGCATTTGGTAGTTTGATTGTGTCGATTATATCATTTAAAAACAAAAAGTAA
- a CDS encoding DUF6930 domain-containing protein: MIFLSGLVKDKPGAFQPGHTEDYTETVQNSNIQHNKQIEGIPWELWVKKEGAKVIEPVCKKFNSQLLVVKNLPIIEDALE, translated from the coding sequence ATGATCTTTTTAAGTGGGTTAGTGAAGGACAAACCGGGCGCATTTCAACCTGGACATACAGAAGACTATACAGAGACCGTGCAAAATTCAAATATTCAACACAATAAACAAATAGAAGGGATTCCATGGGAGCTTTGGGTAAAAAAGGAGGGAGCAAAAGTCATCGAACCTGTATGTAAAAAGTTTAATAGTCAACTTCTTGTCGTCAAAAACTTGCCAATCATTGAAGATGCACTGGAATAA